The proteins below come from a single Sander lucioperca isolate FBNREF2018 chromosome 20, SLUC_FBN_1.2, whole genome shotgun sequence genomic window:
- the LOC116042062 gene encoding deoxynucleoside triphosphate triphosphohydrolase SAMHD1-like, giving the protein MDLKVFNDPIHGTVELHPLLIKIIDTPQFQRLRNIKQLGGAYFVYPGASHNRFEHSIGVGHLAGQLVEALRTRQPELDINDRDVLCVKIAGLCHDLGHGPFSHLYDQMFINRAKRPDGGKKHEEASVEMFDHLVESNNLELELEDHGLILPDDMDFIKKLIGGLKDPKAVQVSPWPYCGRPKEKSFLFEIVANKTNGIDVNKFDYFARDCYHLGMQNNFDHLRFIQFARVIKVKKDELNHICCRDKEVGNLYDMFYTRNCLHRRAYQHKVNKIIEYMIAEAFLKADNHIKIEGSGGKEFTLSTAIGDKEAYTKLTDHVFEQILNSPSVELAEAKKILERIISRDHYRFLGETKPRQVLTRAMYRQWEEELAAAVPDGGDEGVMLIPEDFVVLVSF; this is encoded by the exons ATGGACCTCAAG GTGTTTAATGATCCCATCCACGGGACGGtggagttacacccacttctcATCAAAATCATCGACACACCTCAGTTCCAGAGACTGAGAAACATCAAGCAGCTTGGAGGGGCCTACTTTGTTTACCCTGGAGCATCCCACAACCGCTTTGAACACTCCATTGG GGTGGGGCACTTGGCAGGTCAACTTGTTGAAGCTCTGCGTACAAGGCAGCCGGAACTCGACATCAATGACAGAGACGTCCTTTGTGTGAAGATTGCTGGTCTCTGCCATGACCTGG GACATggacccttttcccatctgtaTGATCAAATGTTCATAAACAGAGCAAAACGTCCAGACGGTGGTAAGAAG CATGAAGAAGCCTCTGTAGAGATGTTTGACCATCTGGTGGAATCTAATAatctggagctggagctggaggaCCATGGTCTGATTCTGCCCGATGACATGGATTTCAtcaaaaagttgattggaggaCTGAAGGACCCTAAAGCAGTCCAGGTCAGTCCT TGGCCATATTGTGGTCGGCCAAAGGAAAAATCCTTCCTCTTTGAAATCGTGGCCAACAAAACCAACGGCATTGATGTGAACAAGTTTGACTACTTTGCCAG GGACTGCTACCACCTGGGCATGCAGAACAACTTTGACCATCTCCGCTTCATACAGTTTGCCAGAGTGATTAAAGTGAAAAAAGACGAGCTGAATCACATCTGCTGTAGAGACAAG GAGGTGGGCAATCTGTATGACATGTTCTACACCAGGAACTGTCTCCACAGAAGAGCCTACCAGCACAAAGTGAACAAGATCATAGAGTATAT GATTGCAGAGGCCTTTTTAAAAGCAGACAACCATATCAAGATTGAAGGCTCAGGAGGGAAGGAGTTCACTCTCTCTACAGCCATAGGTGACAAGGAGGCCTACACCAAGCTGACAG ATCATGTGTTTGAACAAATACTCAACTCTCCCTCTGTGGAGCTGGCTGAG GCAAAGAAGATTCTAGAAAGGATCATCTCTCGAGACCACTACAGGTTTCTGGGTGAAACCAAGCCTAGACAAGTCCTGACCAGG GCGATGTATCGTCAATGGGAAGAGGAATTAGCTGCAGCCGTCCCTGATGGAGGTGATGAGGGTGTCATGCTGATACCAGAGGACTTTGTAGTTTTAGTGAGTTTTTAG